In Nocardia yunnanensis, one DNA window encodes the following:
- a CDS encoding NADPH-dependent F420 reductase: MDVGIFGAGHFGLSLAGLFDRAGHTVHIASRHLDELSDTVAARGLRHTYPGDVELVAGSSTILVGAVPWLELAALAKELPDLEGKIWVDPVNPYVREADGSVTLLSTDGRPTSSVVAELLPKAQLVKAFNGFTTPMFHSGPLTSMGRIVAPIAGDHPAALCRVADLIKTTGFVPIIIGNLTDSVILEPRGPLPALSIPLIAP, translated from the coding sequence ATGGATGTGGGAATCTTCGGGGCCGGACACTTCGGCCTGAGCCTGGCGGGACTGTTCGACCGTGCCGGACACACCGTGCACATCGCCAGCCGCCATCTCGACGAGTTGTCGGACACCGTGGCCGCGCGCGGACTGCGCCACACCTATCCGGGCGACGTCGAATTGGTGGCCGGCTCCTCGACCATCCTCGTCGGCGCGGTGCCCTGGCTCGAATTGGCCGCGCTGGCAAAGGAACTGCCCGACTTGGAAGGCAAGATCTGGGTCGATCCGGTGAACCCGTACGTGCGGGAAGCGGACGGCAGCGTCACCCTGCTGAGCACGGACGGACGCCCGACCAGTTCCGTGGTCGCCGAGCTGCTCCCGAAGGCCCAGCTGGTCAAGGCGTTCAACGGATTCACCACACCGATGTTCCACTCCGGCCCGCTGACGTCGATGGGCCGCATAGTCGCCCCGATCGCGGGCGACCACCCCGCCGCCCTGTGCCGAGTGGCCGACCTCATCAAAACCACCGGCTTCGTCCCGATCATCATCGGCAACCTGACCGACAGCGTCATCCTCGAACCACGAGGCCCCCTCCCCGCCCTGTCCATCCCGCTCATCGCCCCCTGA
- the fadD32 gene encoding long-chain-fatty-acid--AMP ligase FadD32: protein MIGETFEDVLDEHGNIKIPENRTMVDLVDQHAAVNGDELAYRFIDYSRERDGEYHDLTWNRFGVRLRAVAARLQQVTQPGDRVAILAPQGLDYIVAMYAAVYAGNIAVPLFDPEEQGHSDRLHAVLSDCTPAAILTVGTAAAGVREIFKHLPVPRRPRIIAVEAIPDSVGESWVRPVIRMDDVAYLQYTSGSTRTPAGVEITHRAVGTNLLQMIDAIGITEKARGVTWLPLFHDMGLLTVILPTIGGKYITIMSPSAFVRRPYRWIKELAAQEDGAEIFAAAPNFAFEHAAARGLPKAGEELDLSNVIGLINGSEPVSVTSMRKFNDAFAPYGLPKTAIKPCYGMAEATLFVSATKREDEARTVWVDRARLNAGRMVEVDEHAENAVAQVSCGYVANSQWAVIVDPETGAERPDGEVGEIWLHGANIGRGYWGRPEETEATFHNRLTARQPDSHAEGAAPEANWMRTGDFGAYYDGELFITGRVKDLVIVDGRNHYPQDLEYSAQESSTALRPGFVAAFSVSENQLLADAVTTPADTREQLVIVAERGTGAAKLDPEPITETVRAAIAKRHGVTVRDLLLVPAGSIPRTSSGKIARRACKAAYLEGTLRGAHRQQAFPDALD from the coding sequence ATGATCGGCGAGACCTTCGAAGACGTTCTGGACGAGCACGGCAACATCAAGATCCCCGAGAACCGGACCATGGTCGACCTGGTGGACCAGCACGCCGCGGTCAACGGGGACGAGCTCGCCTACCGCTTTATCGACTATTCGCGCGAACGCGACGGCGAATACCACGATCTGACGTGGAACCGCTTCGGTGTCCGGCTGCGTGCGGTGGCCGCCCGGCTGCAGCAGGTCACGCAGCCGGGCGACCGGGTGGCCATCCTGGCGCCGCAGGGCCTGGACTACATCGTGGCCATGTACGCCGCGGTGTACGCGGGCAATATCGCGGTGCCCCTGTTCGATCCGGAGGAGCAGGGCCACAGCGACCGGCTGCACGCCGTGCTCTCCGACTGCACCCCGGCGGCGATCCTGACCGTCGGCACCGCCGCGGCGGGCGTGCGCGAGATCTTCAAACACCTACCCGTGCCGCGGCGTCCGCGCATCATCGCGGTCGAGGCGATTCCGGACAGCGTGGGCGAGAGCTGGGTGCGCCCGGTGATCCGCATGGACGATGTCGCGTATCTGCAGTACACGTCCGGTTCGACCCGGACCCCGGCCGGTGTCGAGATCACGCACCGGGCGGTCGGTACCAACCTGCTGCAGATGATCGACGCCATCGGCATCACCGAGAAGGCCCGCGGCGTCACCTGGCTGCCGCTGTTCCACGATATGGGCCTGCTCACGGTCATCCTGCCGACCATCGGCGGCAAGTACATCACCATCATGTCGCCCAGCGCCTTCGTGCGCCGGCCCTACCGCTGGATCAAGGAGCTGGCCGCCCAGGAGGACGGCGCCGAGATCTTCGCCGCCGCACCCAATTTCGCCTTCGAGCACGCCGCCGCGCGCGGATTGCCCAAGGCCGGTGAGGAATTGGACCTGTCCAATGTGATCGGCCTGATCAACGGCAGCGAGCCGGTGTCGGTGACCTCGATGCGAAAGTTCAACGACGCCTTCGCCCCCTACGGCCTGCCCAAGACCGCCATCAAGCCTTGCTACGGCATGGCCGAGGCCACCCTGTTCGTCTCCGCCACCAAGCGCGAGGACGAGGCCCGCACGGTCTGGGTGGATCGCGCCCGGCTCAATGCCGGCCGCATGGTGGAGGTCGACGAGCACGCGGAAAACGCGGTGGCCCAGGTGTCTTGCGGCTACGTCGCGAATTCGCAGTGGGCGGTGATCGTTGACCCCGAGACCGGTGCGGAACGCCCTGACGGCGAGGTCGGCGAGATCTGGCTGCACGGCGCGAACATCGGCCGCGGCTACTGGGGCCGCCCCGAGGAGACCGAGGCCACCTTCCACAACCGCCTCACCGCCCGACAGCCCGACAGTCACGCCGAAGGCGCTGCGCCGGAAGCGAACTGGATGCGTACTGGCGATTTCGGCGCGTACTACGACGGCGAGCTGTTCATCACCGGCCGCGTCAAGGACCTGGTGATCGTGGACGGCCGCAACCACTATCCCCAGGATCTCGAGTACTCCGCCCAGGAATCGAGCACCGCCCTGCGCCCCGGCTTCGTCGCGGCTTTCTCGGTCTCGGAGAACCAGCTGCTCGCCGACGCGGTCACCACCCCCGCCGACACCCGCGAGCAACTGGTCATCGTCGCCGAACGCGGCACCGGCGCCGCCAAACTCGACCCCGAACCGATCACCGAAACCGTCCGCGCCGCCATCGCCAAACGCCACGGCGTCACCGTCCGAGACCTCCTCCTGGTCCCCGCCGGCTCCATCCCCCGCACCTCGAGCGGCAAAATCGCCCGCCGAGCCTGCAAAGCCGCCTACCTCGAAGGCACTCTCCGCGGCGCCCACCGCCAGCAAGCCTTCCCCGACGCCCTCGATTGA
- a CDS encoding NADPH-dependent FMN reductase has translation MTIPRLLLISGSTREGSTNSAALRTIAADAGSDFTADLYADLLALPPFVPGTDPEPVAVAELHRQLGAADAVLFCTPEYAGMIPGSLENLLEWTIGNADLSEKPVAYVNVAYEGCGEAAVATLRTVVGYAGAEIVEAACERITVVPSDIGPDGLVADLALRTRLAAAARALAKHAAHPAATATSIQLDN, from the coding sequence GTGACCATTCCCCGCCTCCTGCTGATCTCGGGCAGCACCCGTGAGGGCTCCACGAACAGCGCGGCGCTGCGCACCATCGCCGCCGACGCCGGATCCGATTTCACGGCCGACCTCTACGCGGACCTGCTCGCGCTGCCGCCTTTCGTTCCGGGCACGGACCCCGAACCGGTGGCGGTGGCGGAGCTGCATCGGCAGCTCGGCGCGGCCGACGCGGTGCTGTTCTGCACGCCCGAGTACGCGGGCATGATCCCCGGCAGCCTCGAGAACCTGCTCGAATGGACGATCGGCAATGCCGACCTCAGCGAGAAGCCGGTCGCCTACGTGAATGTCGCCTACGAGGGCTGTGGCGAGGCCGCCGTCGCCACCCTGCGCACCGTGGTCGGCTACGCCGGGGCCGAGATCGTGGAGGCCGCGTGCGAGCGAATCACCGTGGTGCCGAGCGATATCGGACCCGACGGCCTGGTCGCCGATCTGGCCCTGCGGACCCGGCTCGCGGCCGCCGCCCGCGCCCTGGCGAAGCACGCCGCGCACCCCGCCGCGACCGCCACCTCGATACAACTCGATAATTGA
- a CDS encoding KasA/KasB family beta-ketoacyl-ACP synthase: MQTPHRRNFPSVVVTALAATTSIAGDVDSTWKGLLNGESGIDVLEDSFLDDFGLPVRIGGHLKVSPTDQLSKAEARRLSYVEQMAVVLGREVWANAGSPEVDRDRLGVAIGTGLGGAEMLMSARDKLVNGGYRKVVPHTVQTVMPNGAAACVGVELGARAGVSTPVSACSSGSEAIANAWRMVVMGDADMVVTGGVEGSIQALPIAGFSMMRAMSTRNHDPKGASRPFDKDRDGFVFGEAGALMVIETEEHAKARGATIHARIMGAGITSDGFHLVAPDPEGTGAARAMSRAMEYADISKSDVTHINAHATATPIGDTAEANAIKQAVGNHAAVYAPKSALGHSIGAVGALESVITVLSVRDGIVPATLNLENQDPDIDLDVVKGQARPGRYDYALNNSFGFGGHNVAIAFGRY, translated from the coding sequence ATGCAGACGCCCCACCGCCGGAATTTCCCCAGTGTCGTTGTCACCGCGCTCGCGGCGACCACCTCGATCGCGGGTGACGTCGACTCGACCTGGAAGGGACTACTCAACGGCGAGAGCGGGATCGACGTGCTCGAGGACAGCTTCCTCGACGATTTCGGCCTCCCGGTCCGCATCGGCGGGCACCTCAAGGTCTCGCCCACCGATCAGCTCTCCAAGGCCGAGGCGCGCCGGCTGTCCTACGTCGAGCAGATGGCGGTGGTGCTGGGCCGTGAGGTCTGGGCCAACGCGGGATCGCCGGAGGTGGACCGGGATCGGCTCGGCGTGGCGATCGGCACCGGGCTGGGCGGGGCGGAAATGCTCATGTCCGCGCGCGACAAGCTGGTCAACGGCGGCTACCGCAAGGTGGTTCCGCATACCGTGCAGACCGTCATGCCCAATGGCGCGGCCGCGTGTGTCGGGGTGGAACTGGGCGCGAGGGCCGGTGTGTCCACGCCTGTTTCGGCTTGTTCGTCCGGTTCCGAGGCGATCGCGAACGCCTGGCGCATGGTCGTCATGGGCGATGCCGACATGGTGGTCACCGGCGGCGTGGAGGGATCCATCCAGGCGCTGCCCATCGCCGGCTTCTCCATGATGCGCGCCATGAGCACCCGCAACCATGATCCCAAGGGCGCGTCCCGGCCCTTCGACAAGGACCGCGACGGTTTCGTTTTCGGTGAGGCCGGGGCGCTCATGGTCATCGAGACCGAGGAGCACGCCAAGGCCCGCGGCGCCACCATTCACGCCCGCATCATGGGCGCGGGCATCACCTCCGACGGATTCCATCTGGTCGCACCGGATCCGGAGGGCACCGGCGCGGCGCGCGCCATGTCGCGCGCCATGGAGTACGCGGACATCTCGAAATCCGATGTCACGCATATCAATGCGCATGCCACCGCCACGCCCATCGGTGATACCGCGGAGGCCAATGCCATCAAGCAAGCCGTCGGCAACCATGCCGCGGTGTACGCGCCCAAGTCCGCTCTCGGACATTCCATCGGGGCGGTCGGCGCGCTGGAGTCGGTCATCACCGTCCTCAGCGTGCGGGACGGAATCGTGCCCGCCACACTGAATTTGGAGAACCAGGACCCCGACATCGACCTCGATGTGGTGAAAGGCCAGGCCAGGCCCGGTCGATACGACTACGCCCTGAACAACTCCTTCGGCTTCGGCGGGCACAACGTGGCCATCGCGTTCGGCCGGTACTGA
- a CDS encoding acyl-ACP desaturase has product MARSLTQLELLIELEPIAEQNVHRHLSMAKEWHPHDYVPWDLGRNFAAMDGVDWEPAQSKLSEVAKAAMITNLLTEDNLPSYHREIAENFSQDGAWGTWVGRWTAEENRHGIVIRDYLVVTRGVDPVALEQARMIHMTNGYNAAQLIKKHSDRRVTADAGFMHSVAYVTFQELATRVSHRNTGKVCNDPVADRMLQRIAADENLHMIFYRNMCGAALDLSPDQAIDAITNIVMGFQMPGMGMPNFRRNGVLMAKHGIYDLRQHLEEVLLPNLKKWNIFERTDFGAFGDQRRNELGEFLDKLRKDVVRFEEQRDRALAREAQRAQESPVLIG; this is encoded by the coding sequence GTGGCCAGGAGTCTCACGCAGTTGGAGCTGCTCATCGAGCTGGAGCCGATTGCCGAGCAGAATGTGCACCGTCATCTATCGATGGCCAAGGAGTGGCACCCGCACGACTATGTGCCGTGGGATCTGGGTCGCAACTTCGCAGCAATGGACGGAGTCGACTGGGAGCCAGCACAGTCCAAGCTCAGCGAGGTCGCGAAGGCGGCCATGATCACCAACCTGCTGACCGAGGACAATCTGCCCAGCTACCACCGCGAGATCGCCGAGAACTTCTCCCAGGACGGCGCGTGGGGCACCTGGGTGGGTCGCTGGACCGCCGAGGAGAACCGGCACGGCATCGTGATTCGCGACTATCTGGTGGTGACCCGCGGCGTGGATCCGGTGGCGCTGGAACAGGCGCGCATGATTCACATGACCAACGGCTACAACGCCGCTCAGTTGATCAAGAAGCACAGCGATCGGCGCGTCACCGCCGATGCCGGATTCATGCATTCTGTCGCTTATGTGACTTTTCAGGAATTGGCAACGCGAGTTTCACATCGCAATACCGGCAAAGTGTGCAATGACCCCGTAGCGGACCGTATGTTGCAGCGCATCGCCGCCGACGAGAACCTGCACATGATCTTCTATCGCAATATGTGCGGTGCGGCCCTGGACCTCTCGCCGGACCAGGCCATCGACGCCATCACCAATATCGTCATGGGTTTCCAGATGCCCGGTATGGGGATGCCCAACTTCCGCCGCAACGGCGTGCTGATGGCCAAGCACGGCATCTACGATCTGCGCCAGCATCTCGAGGAGGTGCTGCTGCCCAACCTCAAGAAGTGGAACATCTTCGAGCGCACCGACTTCGGCGCGTTCGGCGATCAGCGCCGCAACGAGCTGGGCGAGTTCCTCGACAAGCTGCGCAAGGACGTGGTGCGCTTCGAGGAGCAGCGCGACCGGGCGCTCGCGCGGGAGGCCCAGCGGGCGCAGGAGTCACCGGTTCTCATCGGCTGA
- a CDS encoding lipase family protein — MTANTNRFDEAAVGAGHPGAFEPGALVAAEPMTARMLPGVRLPARAWRIRYTTTTAQGAPTQVTGTVLVPNAAWRGPGSRPLLGYAVGTQGLANTVAAASWQLRYGIEYESLFLRAALRRGWAIAITDYPGLGSPGLHPYVMGRALGPAVLDSMRAARRLPEAELDPDGPLGIYGYSEGGNAAGWALQLQPTYAPDLPLAGGAVGSAPADLVDMVKFLDDTPYAVLLFYGVLGIEGAYPELNVLQHLNLPGRLLAALVRRTHAGVAAVVGIGAGMVVPTKVSTYTHRPPFEVPEVKARLLENRLGGIAPAAPVLVAGGTSEQIIPYPQAVQLAEDWKALGADVTMKTLEGREHIGGAMAFAGPAMRFLADRFAESASVPLRRGA, encoded by the coding sequence ATGACTGCGAACACCAACCGCTTCGACGAGGCGGCGGTCGGTGCCGGACATCCCGGCGCGTTCGAACCCGGCGCGCTGGTGGCCGCCGAACCGATGACGGCCCGCATGCTGCCCGGCGTGCGACTGCCCGCGCGCGCCTGGCGCATTCGCTACACCACGACCACCGCCCAGGGTGCTCCGACGCAGGTCACCGGCACCGTACTGGTGCCGAACGCCGCGTGGCGCGGACCCGGCTCGCGCCCACTGCTGGGCTACGCGGTCGGCACCCAGGGTCTCGCCAACACCGTGGCCGCCGCGTCCTGGCAGCTGCGCTACGGCATCGAATACGAATCCCTGTTCCTGCGTGCGGCACTGCGTCGCGGCTGGGCGATCGCCATCACCGACTACCCCGGACTCGGCAGCCCGGGCCTGCATCCCTACGTCATGGGCCGTGCGCTCGGCCCGGCCGTGCTGGACAGCATGCGGGCCGCTCGCCGCCTGCCCGAGGCGGAACTCGATCCGGACGGACCGCTGGGCATCTACGGCTACTCCGAGGGCGGCAATGCCGCGGGCTGGGCGCTGCAGTTGCAGCCCACCTACGCACCGGATCTGCCGCTGGCGGGCGGCGCGGTCGGCTCGGCCCCCGCGGATCTGGTCGACATGGTGAAGTTCCTCGACGACACCCCGTACGCGGTGCTGCTGTTCTACGGCGTCCTCGGCATCGAGGGCGCGTATCCGGAACTGAATGTGCTGCAACACCTCAACCTGCCGGGCCGGCTGCTGGCCGCACTGGTCCGCCGCACCCACGCCGGGGTCGCGGCGGTGGTCGGCATCGGGGCGGGCATGGTGGTGCCGACCAAGGTCTCGACCTACACGCATCGGCCGCCGTTCGAGGTGCCCGAGGTGAAGGCGCGCCTGCTGGAGAACCGGCTGGGCGGAATCGCCCCGGCCGCACCGGTATTGGTGGCGGGCGGCACCAGCGAGCAGATCATTCCGTATCCGCAGGCGGTTCAGCTGGCGGAGGACTGGAAGGCGCTGGGCGCCGACGTCACCATGAAGACCCTCGAGGGCCGCGAGCACATCGGCGGCGCGATGGCTTTCGCGGGACCGGCCATGCGCTTCCTGGCCGACCGCTTCGCCGAATCCGCATCCGTACCCCTGCGCCGCGGGGCCTGA